In Acidimicrobiia bacterium, the sequence GAGGCGGGGCGCGCTTCGTGGCCACAAACCTCGACGCCACCTACCCGGTCCCCGGCGGGCTCCTCCCCGGCGCGGGCTCGATCGTGGCCGCCATCGCCACCGCCTCGGGCACGAAGCCGGACGTGGCAGGGAAGCCCTCGCGCCCGATGGCCGACCTCGTACGCGGTCGACTCGGGGAACACGGCATCGTCGTCGGCGACCGGCCGAGCACCGACGGTGCGTTCGCCGCCACCCTCGGCTGGCCGTTCGCGCTCGTCCTCTCCGGCGTCACCGCGCGCCAACCGCCGCCCGGCGGGGAGGCGGTGCCCGATCCGCCACCGCCGTTCGTGGCCGACGACCTCGCCGCGCTGGCGCCCGTGCTGGTGCACGAGCTCGACGCGACCTGAGCCGCGGTCTCCGACCCGTCCTAGAGTCCGAGCGCCGGCACTCGCCGGCTCGGGCGCGGTCGGGAGCGGGAACAGCATGAAGGGTCGCCTCGGGCCCGTCCTGGCGCCACTGGCGATCGTGGCGACGGTCGGCTTCCCGAGCGCGGCGACGACTGCGAAGGGTGCCCCGACGGTGGGCGCGACCGTCACCGTGTCGAGAGGCCGGCTCACCGTCCATGCCTACGAGCAGCCCGCCGCGGTCCCCGCCTCGGCCGCCGGCGTCAAGTCGTCCCAGGGGCACGAGTTCGGCGCCGTCGACGTCGAGGCCTGCAACGACAGCTCGGAGGCGCTTGCCCTCAACCCCTTCCAGTTCAGTCTCGAGCTCGCGACCCGCGCTCGCGTCCACCCGGCCGCGGTCAGCCGGACGCCCGCCCTCGACGAGACCAGCGTCGGGCCAACGGCGTGCGTCCGAGGCTGGATCACGTTCGAGGTGCGACGCCGCGTGCTCCCGAGCTCGGTGGTGTTCCAGAGCGGCTCCGCGTCCAACCGGACCCTCAGACTGGTGCGGTGGCGAATCACGAAGGGCACAACGACCTCGACGACCGCTGCGGTCCTTAGCCCGAAGCACGCGGACCGCAGCGCCCGGACTCCGGCGGCGGTGGGCGAGCCGCTCAGGCGGACGCACAACGGGGATCGCGGCGCCGCCTAACCTGACCCTCGGCCTGTGCTCGCGACCTCTTCGTCCCGTCGTGCCCCCCGACGCCGCGTCGGTCACGGGACACCACGCGGCTAGCCGCTGTGCGCCGTCGGCTCGACGTCGAGCTGGTGCGGCGAGGCCTCGTGGACTCCCGAGCCCGCGCCGCCGAGGCCATCGGCGCCGGCCGCGTCCTCGTCGGCGGCGCGAGGGCGGACCGGCCCGCCCGCCAGGTCAGCCCGGACGAGCCCGTCGCGGTCGA encodes:
- a CDS encoding DUF4352 domain-containing protein — encoded protein: MKGRLGPVLAPLAIVATVGFPSAATTAKGAPTVGATVTVSRGRLTVHAYEQPAAVPASAAGVKSSQGHEFGAVDVEACNDSSEALALNPFQFSLELATRARVHPAAVSRTPALDETSVGPTACVRGWITFEVRRRVLPSSVVFQSGSASNRTLRLVRWRITKGTTTSTTAAVLSPKHADRSARTPAAVGEPLRRTHNGDRGAA